The Agrococcus carbonis genome has a window encoding:
- a CDS encoding ABC transporter substrate-binding protein, translated as MKNQHKRAARSLSLLAAAALALTACSGMGAEAQPAAEPTANGDCASVDSVTVVLQWVAQAQFAGYYAADANGHYADQCLDVTIQEGGTNVVPQQVVASGNAEFAVSHVVKSMLTREQGADIVNIGQVFERGGYLQVAWADSGIESLEDLAGTRMGSWGGGNELVLYGALRDRGIEPTTDIEILQQPFDMSMLLNREVDSVQAKGYNELAQLLETVNPDTGELYQREDFSIIDLQAEGYSVLEDSLYARDSWLAEEGNEDIATRFLAATYMGWADCRDDADACVQTVLQQGSALGTSHQQWMMNEINALIWPSTNGIGRLDEASWQQSMQFAIDGEMLEAEPEGGYRTDLTEAALAIVEEAGYDIMGADWQRAEVELVEGGR; from the coding sequence ATGAAGAACCAGCACAAGCGCGCCGCCCGCAGCCTCTCGCTGCTCGCGGCAGCGGCCCTCGCGCTCACCGCGTGCTCGGGCATGGGCGCCGAGGCGCAGCCCGCGGCCGAGCCGACCGCCAACGGCGACTGCGCGAGCGTCGACAGCGTCACCGTCGTGCTCCAGTGGGTCGCGCAGGCCCAGTTCGCCGGCTACTACGCCGCCGACGCGAACGGCCACTACGCCGACCAGTGCCTCGACGTCACGATCCAGGAGGGCGGCACCAACGTCGTGCCGCAGCAGGTCGTGGCCTCGGGCAACGCCGAGTTCGCCGTCAGCCACGTGGTCAAGAGCATGCTCACGCGCGAGCAGGGCGCCGACATCGTCAACATCGGCCAGGTCTTCGAGCGCGGCGGCTACCTCCAGGTCGCGTGGGCGGATTCGGGGATCGAGTCGCTCGAGGATCTCGCGGGCACGCGCATGGGCTCGTGGGGCGGCGGCAACGAGCTCGTGCTCTACGGCGCGCTCCGCGACCGCGGCATCGAGCCGACGACCGACATCGAGATCCTGCAGCAGCCGTTCGACATGTCGATGCTGCTGAACCGCGAGGTCGACTCGGTGCAGGCCAAGGGCTACAACGAGCTCGCGCAGCTGCTCGAGACCGTCAACCCCGACACGGGCGAGCTCTACCAGCGCGAGGACTTCTCGATCATCGACCTCCAGGCCGAGGGCTACTCGGTGCTCGAGGACAGCCTCTACGCGCGCGACTCGTGGCTCGCGGAAGAGGGCAACGAGGACATCGCGACCCGCTTCCTCGCCGCGACCTACATGGGCTGGGCCGACTGCCGCGACGACGCAGACGCGTGCGTGCAGACGGTGCTGCAGCAGGGCAGCGCCCTCGGCACGAGCCACCAGCAGTGGATGATGAACGAGATCAACGCGCTCATCTGGCCCTCGACGAACGGCATCGGCCGCCTCGACGAGGCAAGCTGGCAGCAGTCGATGCAGTTCGCGATCGACGGCGAGATGCTCGAGGCCGAGCCCGAGGGCGGCTACCGTACCGACCTGACCGAAGCGGCGCTCGCGATCGTCGAGGAGGCCGGCTACGACATCATGGGCGCAGACTGGCAGCGCGCCGAGGTCGAGCTGGTCGAGGGAGGCCGCTAG
- a CDS encoding zinc-binding dehydrogenase, which produces MKTEAAVVLEAGQDWTVREIELAPPQAGEVLVEFTHAGLCFSDEHTREGGLGAIPVVGGHEGAGIVREVGAGVTGLEPGDHVAAVFVSTCGACDWCVTGRSNLCEQAANNPDNVAESDHRFSIDGEAVPANCGLGTFARFSVVRAHTLVKVSKDVPLSAVAVASCGVLTGFGAAVHAGKVGVGDVVLVLGAGGVGVNAVQGARIAGARDVVVVDSNPAKLEAARVFGATSTFESMADAVAHLAEVHPVAKGADVVIVATGNTTEGVVTAAYSALGKGGTLVLAGMSQDVMAKNIHLPGTQLIFNDQTIRGTIFGSSNPRHDIPLILDLYARGLLKLDELVSQQYALADINRGFEDLRTGKNLRGVVAHEGAADGRADGSEA; this is translated from the coding sequence ATGAAGACCGAAGCAGCCGTCGTGCTCGAGGCCGGCCAGGACTGGACGGTGCGCGAGATCGAGCTCGCGCCGCCGCAGGCCGGCGAGGTGCTCGTCGAGTTCACCCACGCGGGCCTGTGCTTCTCGGACGAGCACACCCGCGAGGGCGGGCTGGGCGCCATCCCGGTGGTCGGCGGCCACGAGGGCGCCGGCATCGTGCGCGAGGTCGGCGCGGGCGTCACGGGCCTCGAGCCCGGCGATCACGTCGCCGCGGTCTTCGTCTCGACCTGCGGCGCGTGCGACTGGTGCGTCACCGGCCGCTCGAACCTGTGCGAGCAGGCGGCCAACAACCCCGACAACGTCGCCGAGAGCGACCACCGGTTCTCGATCGACGGCGAGGCCGTGCCCGCCAACTGCGGCCTCGGCACGTTCGCGAGGTTCTCGGTCGTGCGCGCCCACACGCTCGTCAAGGTGAGCAAGGACGTGCCGCTCTCGGCGGTCGCGGTCGCGAGCTGCGGCGTGCTCACGGGCTTCGGCGCGGCCGTGCACGCCGGAAAGGTCGGCGTCGGCGACGTCGTGCTCGTGCTCGGCGCGGGCGGCGTGGGCGTCAACGCCGTGCAGGGCGCGCGCATCGCCGGCGCCCGCGACGTCGTCGTCGTCGACAGCAACCCGGCGAAGCTCGAGGCCGCGCGCGTCTTCGGCGCGACCTCGACCTTCGAGTCGATGGCGGATGCGGTGGCCCACCTGGCGGAGGTCCATCCCGTCGCGAAGGGCGCCGACGTCGTGATCGTCGCGACCGGCAACACGACCGAGGGCGTCGTGACCGCCGCCTACTCGGCGCTCGGCAAGGGCGGCACGCTCGTGCTCGCGGGCATGTCGCAGGACGTGATGGCGAAGAACATCCACCTGCCCGGCACGCAGCTGATCTTCAACGACCAGACCATCCGCGGCACGATCTTCGGCTCGTCGAACCCGCGCCACGACATCCCGCTCATCCTCGACCTCTACGCGCGCGGGCTGCTGAAGCTCGACGAGCTCGTCTCGCAGCAGTACGCGCTCGCCGACATCAACCGCGGGTTCGAGGATCTGCGCACCGGCAAGAACCTGCGCGGCGTCGTCGCGCACGAGGGTGCCGCCGACGGGCGCGCCGACGGAAGCGAGGCATGA
- a CDS encoding ABC transporter permease, whose product MTATTAIALPKRAGVRPSGKALLSQALPPIVVGVLALVLWEGLVRALNVQAYLLPAPSAIGEAIGANLATILSAAQVTTAAVLGGMALGSVTGVVAAFVVSLFERAANTILVLVAILSCAPVVALAPIFNQWFGASNLMSKIAVAAIMVFFPVMVNTTRGLLRVDPLHRELMQSLSASSLQLMLFVRIPGALPSLFDGLKIGATLSVIGIIVAEYFGGTANALGVLIANTAALSRFEQTWAAVAAASLLGLAVYAFVLLLERVAMPWHHAMNRT is encoded by the coding sequence GTGACCGCCACGACCGCGATCGCGCTGCCCAAGCGCGCCGGCGTCCGGCCGAGCGGGAAGGCGCTGCTGTCGCAGGCGCTGCCGCCCATCGTCGTCGGCGTGCTCGCGCTCGTGCTGTGGGAGGGGCTCGTGCGGGCCCTGAACGTGCAGGCGTACCTGCTGCCGGCGCCCTCGGCGATCGGCGAGGCGATCGGGGCGAACCTCGCGACCATCCTCTCGGCGGCGCAGGTGACGACCGCCGCCGTGCTCGGCGGCATGGCGCTCGGCTCGGTCACCGGCGTGGTCGCCGCCTTCGTCGTGAGCCTCTTCGAGCGCGCGGCCAACACGATCCTCGTGCTCGTCGCCATCCTCAGCTGCGCGCCGGTCGTGGCGCTCGCGCCGATCTTCAACCAGTGGTTCGGCGCTTCCAACCTGATGTCGAAGATCGCGGTCGCGGCGATCATGGTGTTCTTCCCCGTCATGGTCAACACCACGCGCGGCCTGCTGCGCGTCGACCCGCTGCACCGCGAGCTCATGCAGTCGCTCTCGGCCTCGTCGCTGCAGCTGATGCTCTTCGTGCGGATCCCCGGCGCCCTGCCGTCGCTCTTCGACGGGCTGAAGATCGGCGCGACGCTCTCGGTGATCGGCATCATCGTCGCCGAGTACTTCGGCGGTACCGCCAACGCGCTCGGCGTGCTCATCGCCAACACCGCAGCCCTCTCGCGGTTCGAGCAGACCTGGGCGGCCGTCGCCGCCGCGAGCCTGCTCGGCCTCGCCGTCTACGCGTTCGTGCTGCTGCTCGAGCGCGTCGCCATGCCCTGGCATCACGCCATGAATCGAACCTGA
- a CDS encoding nitrilase-related carbon-nitrogen hydrolase yields MRTTTSAIRVACAQTDPVLGDIAASTAASVDAIRTAADAGADVVVLPECASSGWAFADEAEARPAAQGLDGETIRAWHAEARERDLWVCGGFAELGDDGRIYNSSALVSPDGVESVYRKVHLWNTEHDAFTPGDRGFPVVETPFGRVGMLICYDAWIPESFRSLGLQGADLVLAPSDWVPNPRQPEHLPPSAHIVTMAGAQANQCYVASASRVGTERGTTFIGASIIVDPFGWPLTRPGTDGVDLIWADIDPLGTRESRLADPFNRPLGDRRADAYATGMEDARR; encoded by the coding sequence ATGCGCACCACGACATCCGCCATCCGCGTCGCGTGCGCGCAGACCGATCCGGTGCTCGGCGACATCGCGGCGAGCACCGCGGCCTCCGTCGACGCGATCCGAACCGCCGCTGACGCGGGGGCGGATGTCGTGGTGCTGCCCGAATGCGCGTCGAGCGGCTGGGCCTTCGCCGACGAGGCGGAGGCCCGGCCCGCGGCGCAGGGCCTCGACGGCGAGACGATCCGCGCCTGGCACGCCGAGGCGCGCGAGCGGGACCTGTGGGTGTGCGGCGGCTTCGCCGAGCTCGGCGACGACGGCCGCATCTACAACTCCTCCGCGCTCGTCTCGCCCGACGGCGTCGAATCGGTCTACCGCAAGGTGCACCTCTGGAACACCGAGCACGACGCCTTCACCCCGGGCGATCGCGGCTTCCCCGTGGTCGAGACCCCCTTCGGCCGCGTCGGCATGCTCATCTGCTACGACGCCTGGATCCCCGAGAGCTTCCGCTCGCTCGGCCTGCAGGGCGCCGACCTCGTGCTCGCGCCGAGCGACTGGGTGCCGAACCCCCGCCAGCCCGAGCACCTGCCGCCCTCGGCCCACATCGTCACGATGGCGGGGGCGCAGGCCAACCAGTGCTACGTCGCCTCGGCGAGCCGCGTCGGCACCGAGCGCGGCACCACGTTCATCGGCGCGAGCATCATCGTCGACCCGTTCGGCTGGCCGCTGACGCGCCCCGGCACCGACGGCGTCGATCTCATCTGGGCCGACATCGACCCGCTCGGCACGCGCGAGTCGCGCCTCGCCGACCCCTTCAACCGGCCCCTCGGCGACCGGCGGGCGGATGCGTACGCCACCGGCATGGAGGATGCACGACGATGA
- a CDS encoding aldehyde dehydrogenase family protein yields the protein METTKLYIDGAWREPSTDARGTTVDANTGQPIGSYPVGGPADIDRAVTAARRALDDQAGWGGSTPAERIAIMRRFADAIERRRDAIGALIAAEVGTPLERATFSNADAATGLLRFYADVLERTEIEDLRPAGRGHSLVRREPIGVVAMIAPWNFPLSTLFFKIGPAIAAGCTAVIKPASVTALDSFLIAEAADEAGVPAGVLNFVPCDRATGDHLVAHPGIDKVAFTGSTEVGRRIGRIAGEQLKEVSLELGGKSAALLLEDAPIETFIAELHDLSFSNNGQACTNNSRIIVPDALYDDVLEAIRAEVGGWTVGDSRDASTVIGPVSSAGHKASIERYYGIAAREGARTIIGGGSDSRDGFFVQPTVHGDVTPEMTVFREELFGPAVSVTRYSGDVEEGIRLVNDSEYGLSGGVFTADEQVGIEVARRLQTGTVGWNIANFDFGAPMNGRKASGVGFELGAEALTRYFHYKTIFTPVVPARIGERAPLPGARTGAAVPA from the coding sequence ATGGAGACCACGAAGCTCTACATCGACGGCGCCTGGCGCGAGCCGAGCACCGACGCGCGCGGCACGACCGTCGACGCGAACACCGGCCAGCCGATCGGCAGCTACCCGGTCGGCGGCCCGGCCGACATCGACCGGGCCGTGACCGCCGCCAGGCGCGCCCTCGACGACCAGGCGGGGTGGGGCGGCTCGACGCCGGCCGAGCGCATCGCGATCATGCGGCGCTTCGCCGACGCGATCGAGCGCCGCCGCGACGCGATCGGCGCGCTGATCGCCGCCGAGGTCGGCACCCCGCTCGAGCGCGCGACGTTCTCGAACGCCGACGCCGCCACGGGGCTGCTGCGCTTCTACGCCGATGTGCTCGAGCGCACAGAGATCGAGGATCTGCGCCCCGCCGGCCGCGGGCACTCGCTCGTGCGCCGCGAGCCGATCGGCGTGGTCGCGATGATCGCGCCCTGGAACTTCCCGCTCTCGACGCTCTTCTTCAAGATCGGCCCCGCGATCGCCGCGGGCTGCACCGCGGTCATCAAGCCCGCGTCGGTCACCGCGCTCGACTCGTTCCTGATCGCCGAGGCCGCCGACGAGGCGGGCGTGCCCGCCGGCGTGCTCAACTTCGTGCCCTGCGACCGCGCGACGGGCGATCACCTGGTCGCGCATCCGGGCATCGACAAGGTCGCCTTCACCGGCTCGACCGAGGTCGGCCGTCGCATCGGCCGCATCGCGGGCGAGCAGCTCAAGGAGGTCTCGCTCGAGCTCGGCGGCAAGTCGGCGGCGCTGCTGCTCGAGGACGCCCCGATCGAGACGTTCATCGCCGAGCTGCACGACCTGTCGTTCTCGAACAACGGCCAGGCCTGCACCAACAACTCGCGCATCATCGTGCCCGACGCGCTCTACGACGACGTGCTCGAGGCGATCCGCGCCGAGGTGGGCGGCTGGACCGTCGGCGACAGCCGCGACGCCTCCACCGTGATCGGCCCCGTCTCGAGCGCGGGCCACAAGGCGTCGATCGAGCGCTACTACGGCATCGCGGCCCGCGAGGGCGCCCGCACGATCATCGGCGGCGGCAGCGACTCGCGCGACGGCTTCTTCGTGCAGCCGACCGTGCACGGCGACGTCACGCCCGAGATGACGGTCTTCCGCGAGGAGCTCTTCGGGCCGGCGGTCTCGGTCACGCGCTACTCGGGCGACGTCGAGGAGGGCATCCGGCTCGTCAACGACTCCGAGTACGGGCTCTCGGGCGGCGTCTTCACCGCCGACGAGCAGGTCGGCATCGAGGTGGCCCGCCGACTGCAGACCGGCACGGTCGGCTGGAACATCGCCAACTTCGACTTCGGCGCACCGATGAACGGCCGCAAGGCCTCGGGCGTCGGGTTCGAGCTCGGCGCCGAGGCGCTCACGCGCTACTTCCACTACAAGACGATCTTCACGCCGGTCGTGCCGGCGCGGATCGGCGAGCGTGCGCCGCTGCCGGGTGCGCGCACCGGGGCCGCGGTGCCCGCATGA
- a CDS encoding LLM class flavin-dependent oxidoreductase has product MTLQLGIHLGERFTLDETMAAADLAERYGFDSLWVAEGRLTRDAISIMALLADRTETVRIGSGVVNNKSRNAALMAVSFKTLDEIAPGRIICGIGAWWEPLASKVGTPLKKPVTAMREYVDVLQRFFRNEEVTVDGEFVQMDGVRFDRMYAENVAVDIPIYAGAVGPRMLELSGEIMDGVYLDFLLPVSYVDFAKRQLDKGIAKRTDGVTGVDITQAIACAVDDEDPRRAIDACKNFLTMYLMQQPHIAEHAGVAPEVVEQIQQVAGWPATPEDIERAMQFVSDEAVHAVCAAGSTADVVAKLEEYHAAGVRVTVLNPLGANKLGTIEAVARALAPSTGAASAAASAAPQSAAA; this is encoded by the coding sequence ATGACCCTGCAGCTCGGCATCCACCTGGGTGAGCGCTTCACCCTCGACGAGACCATGGCCGCGGCCGACCTCGCCGAGCGCTACGGCTTCGACTCGCTGTGGGTCGCGGAGGGACGGCTCACGCGCGACGCGATCTCGATCATGGCGCTGCTCGCCGACCGCACCGAGACGGTGCGCATCGGCTCGGGCGTCGTCAACAACAAGTCGCGCAACGCCGCGCTCATGGCGGTGAGCTTCAAGACGCTCGACGAGATCGCGCCCGGCCGCATCATCTGCGGCATCGGCGCGTGGTGGGAGCCCCTCGCCTCGAAGGTCGGCACGCCGCTCAAGAAGCCCGTCACTGCGATGCGCGAGTACGTCGACGTGCTGCAGCGCTTCTTCCGCAACGAGGAGGTGACGGTCGACGGCGAGTTCGTGCAGATGGACGGCGTGCGCTTCGACCGCATGTACGCCGAGAACGTCGCCGTCGACATCCCGATCTACGCCGGCGCCGTGGGCCCCCGCATGCTCGAGCTCTCGGGCGAGATCATGGACGGCGTCTACCTCGACTTCCTGCTGCCGGTCTCGTACGTCGACTTCGCCAAGCGGCAGCTCGACAAGGGCATCGCGAAGCGCACCGACGGCGTCACCGGCGTCGACATCACGCAGGCCATCGCGTGCGCGGTCGACGACGAGGATCCGCGCCGCGCGATCGACGCGTGCAAGAACTTCCTCACGATGTACCTCATGCAGCAGCCCCACATCGCCGAGCACGCGGGCGTCGCGCCCGAGGTGGTCGAGCAGATCCAGCAGGTCGCGGGCTGGCCGGCGACGCCCGAGGACATCGAGCGGGCGATGCAGTTCGTCTCCGACGAGGCCGTGCACGCGGTGTGCGCGGCGGGCTCGACGGCGGATGTCGTGGCCAAGCTCGAGGAGTACCACGCGGCGGGCGTGCGGGTGACGGTGCTCAACCCGCTCGGGGCGAACAAGCTCGGCACGATCGAGGCCGTCGCGCGGGCGCTCGCGCCCTCGACGGGCGCCGCGTCGGCCGCCGCGTCGGCTGCCCCGCAGTCGGCTGCTGCATGA
- a CDS encoding NCS1 family nucleobase:cation symporter-1, translating to MSNAVDVQRSTDAAADPGLAAELEIEQSAYSNEDLKPVPKAKRTWHTYNYAALWMSIAHGIPTYYLASGLIDLGMNWMQAVGTIALGNLIVTIPLLLNSHAGTKYGIPFPVFARAAFGLRGANVPALIRAISACGWFGIQTWVGGQAIYTLMSVMLGEGWRDAPAVGGHAWTLWLSFGIFWLIQMALVLRGIESIRRLENWAAPLILVVAGFLMAWVVGLAGGLGPIASEPSSLGWGPEFWAIFPGALMGMIAFYATMSVNISDFTRFAKSQKAQMVGQASALTPTVALFTTMGALTTSATVAVWGEAIWDPVELVGLIPNTIAVLFAMLCIIVATVAVNVAANTVGPAYDFSNAFPRLVSFKVGGLITGVIAILMQPWNLLASSDLYIFVWLGITGTFLGSVAGILVAEYWLIRRRTLVVAELYSPAGRYWYRHGLNWRALAAMGVALVLSIGGAHSAGGVPFPEEGLIPALRGLYDYNWLVAFGTGLLVHWALARFAPADSHRRDAADRANAAQAAASAPETPQEANA from the coding sequence ATGAGCAACGCCGTCGACGTGCAGCGCAGCACCGACGCCGCCGCCGATCCCGGGCTCGCCGCTGAGCTCGAGATCGAGCAGAGCGCGTACAGCAACGAGGATCTGAAGCCCGTGCCCAAGGCAAAGCGCACCTGGCACACCTACAACTACGCGGCGCTCTGGATGAGCATCGCCCACGGCATCCCCACCTACTACCTCGCCTCGGGGCTGATCGACCTCGGGATGAACTGGATGCAGGCGGTCGGCACGATCGCCCTCGGCAACCTCATCGTCACGATCCCGCTGCTGCTCAACAGCCACGCGGGGACGAAGTACGGCATCCCGTTCCCGGTCTTCGCCCGCGCCGCCTTCGGCCTCCGCGGCGCCAACGTGCCGGCGCTCATCCGCGCGATCTCGGCCTGCGGCTGGTTCGGCATCCAGACCTGGGTCGGCGGCCAGGCGATCTACACGCTCATGTCGGTCATGCTCGGCGAGGGCTGGCGCGACGCACCCGCCGTCGGCGGCCACGCGTGGACGCTGTGGCTCTCGTTCGGCATCTTCTGGCTCATCCAGATGGCGCTCGTGCTGCGCGGCATCGAGTCGATCCGCCGACTCGAGAACTGGGCGGCGCCGCTCATCCTCGTCGTCGCCGGCTTCCTCATGGCGTGGGTCGTGGGGCTCGCGGGCGGCCTCGGCCCGATCGCGAGCGAGCCGTCGTCGCTCGGCTGGGGGCCGGAGTTCTGGGCCATCTTCCCCGGCGCGCTCATGGGCATGATCGCCTTCTACGCGACGATGTCGGTCAACATCTCGGACTTCACGCGCTTCGCGAAGTCGCAGAAGGCGCAGATGGTCGGGCAGGCCTCCGCGCTCACCCCGACGGTCGCGCTCTTCACGACGATGGGCGCGCTCACGACCTCGGCGACCGTCGCCGTGTGGGGCGAGGCGATCTGGGACCCGGTCGAGCTCGTCGGCCTCATCCCCAACACGATCGCGGTGCTCTTCGCGATGCTCTGCATCATCGTCGCGACCGTCGCCGTCAACGTCGCCGCCAACACCGTCGGGCCTGCGTACGACTTCTCGAACGCCTTCCCGCGCCTCGTCTCGTTCAAGGTCGGCGGCCTCATCACCGGCGTCATCGCCATCCTCATGCAGCCGTGGAACCTGCTCGCGAGCTCCGACCTCTACATCTTCGTGTGGCTCGGCATCACCGGCACCTTCCTCGGCTCGGTCGCCGGCATCCTCGTCGCCGAGTACTGGCTCATCCGCCGCCGCACGCTCGTGGTCGCCGAGCTCTACTCGCCCGCCGGGCGGTATTGGTACCGCCACGGCCTCAACTGGCGCGCGCTCGCCGCGATGGGCGTCGCGCTGGTGCTCTCGATCGGCGGCGCCCACTCCGCCGGCGGGGTGCCGTTCCCCGAGGAGGGCCTCATCCCGGCGCTGCGCGGGCTCTACGACTACAACTGGCTCGTCGCGTTCGGCACCGGCCTGCTCGTGCACTGGGCGCTCGCGCGCTTCGCACCCGCCGACTCCCACCGCCGCGACGCCGCCGACCGCGCCAACGCCGCGCAGGCCGCCGCATCCGCCCCCGAGACGCCGCAGGAGGCGAACGCATGA
- the hydA gene encoding dihydropyrimidinase, with amino-acid sequence MTRTLFRGGTVVTSTEQTRADVLVDGERIVAVGLDLERMLGATDAYVVDVTGCALLPGGIDTHTHFEHMVASGATRTADDFTSGSIAALCGGTTTVVDFVRAPAGTGIRDAFLARRDRASASIATDFGLHPMATAAASDADAIAQLQRLATEEGATSWKFFMAYPGSMVGDDVLLAGFRAAAEVGALPMVHAENGHMVADAIARLVAEGRVDPTHHVHGHPGAAEAEAIGRAAALAQQAGSELFVVHVSAAEAVETLVRLRDEGVRVGAETCPQYVAAAADAPEVTGALAAGYVCSPPIREAANQEAIWRGIEQGVLQTIGTDHAAFRLTQTDDLPPQKVVHDDFTRVPNGVPGVEERLMVMHELGVRGGRFPLTRFVDLVATEPARRFGLDRKGSLAPGKDADIVVWDPAATRVLRASELHSRSDYSVYEGLEVHGTPRQVWRRGTLVAEHGEPVGDVAALAGTGTYQSRSTIHPTEAP; translated from the coding sequence ATGACGCGCACCCTCTTCCGCGGCGGCACGGTCGTCACGTCGACCGAGCAGACCCGCGCCGACGTGCTCGTCGACGGCGAGCGCATCGTCGCCGTGGGCCTCGATCTCGAGCGGATGCTCGGCGCGACCGACGCGTACGTGGTCGACGTGACCGGATGCGCGCTGCTGCCCGGCGGCATCGACACGCACACCCACTTCGAGCACATGGTCGCCTCGGGCGCCACCCGCACGGCCGACGACTTCACCTCCGGGTCGATCGCGGCGCTGTGCGGCGGCACGACGACGGTCGTCGACTTCGTGCGCGCCCCGGCCGGCACGGGCATCCGCGACGCCTTCCTCGCGCGCCGCGACCGCGCATCCGCCTCGATCGCGACCGACTTCGGGCTGCACCCGATGGCGACCGCCGCGGCGAGCGACGCCGACGCGATCGCGCAGCTGCAGCGGCTCGCGACCGAGGAGGGCGCGACGAGCTGGAAGTTCTTCATGGCCTACCCCGGCTCGATGGTGGGCGACGACGTGCTGCTCGCCGGCTTCCGAGCCGCCGCCGAGGTGGGCGCGCTGCCGATGGTGCACGCCGAGAACGGCCACATGGTGGCGGATGCGATCGCCCGCCTCGTGGCCGAGGGTCGCGTCGACCCCACCCACCACGTGCACGGCCACCCGGGCGCCGCCGAGGCGGAGGCGATCGGCCGCGCCGCCGCGCTCGCGCAGCAGGCCGGCAGCGAGCTCTTCGTCGTGCACGTCTCGGCCGCCGAGGCCGTCGAGACGCTCGTGCGGCTGCGCGACGAGGGCGTGCGGGTGGGCGCCGAGACGTGCCCGCAGTACGTCGCCGCCGCGGCCGACGCGCCGGAGGTGACCGGCGCGCTCGCGGCCGGCTACGTGTGCTCGCCGCCCATCCGCGAGGCCGCGAACCAGGAGGCGATCTGGCGCGGCATCGAGCAGGGCGTGCTGCAGACGATCGGCACCGACCACGCGGCGTTCCGGCTGACGCAGACCGACGACCTGCCGCCGCAGAAGGTCGTGCACGACGACTTCACGCGCGTGCCGAACGGCGTGCCGGGCGTCGAGGAGCGGCTCATGGTCATGCACGAGCTCGGCGTGCGCGGCGGCCGCTTCCCGCTCACGCGCTTCGTCGACCTCGTCGCGACCGAGCCGGCCCGCCGCTTCGGCCTCGACCGCAAGGGCTCGCTCGCGCCCGGCAAGGACGCCGACATCGTCGTGTGGGATCCGGCCGCGACCCGCGTGCTGCGCGCGAGCGAGCTGCACAGCCGCAGCGACTACAGCGTCTACGAGGGCCTCGAGGTGCACGGCACCCCGCGCCAGGTGTGGCGCCGCGGCACCCTCGTCGCCGAGCACGGCGAACCGGTCGGCGACGTCGCCGCGCTCGCCGGCACCGGCACCTACCAGTCCCGATCCACCATCCATCCGACGGAGGCACCATGA